Proteins from a genomic interval of Pseudoalteromonas sp. MEBiC 03607:
- a CDS encoding ion channel, with the protein MSDKPCCSYTSPSGKKCLETDMGSGFCFWHDSKFDKSGLDLTQKLERYAKKGGLLHGLQLKRANLSGLNLIKQDDEEGYDLSYCNFYRANLSGAHLFNNKIANASLMKANLHDASLHYCDLKNTNLLGVKFNDSRIDNIDLGEHLLQEAQAIKARKNRQYDEARDLFEQSEEIYRNLRKASENQGLFELAGNFTYKELRMRHAQYPKGSTKQITSSFIDMLCGYGEKPENVIRFSLSLIICCAICYFLFGVSYSDTILQLSLENTWQDNLSALLNSFYFSVVTFTTLGYGDITPIGFSRFIAALEAFCGSFSLALFVVVFVKRMTR; encoded by the coding sequence ATGTCTGATAAACCTTGTTGTAGTTATACCTCGCCTTCAGGAAAGAAATGCTTGGAAACCGATATGGGGTCTGGATTCTGTTTTTGGCACGATAGTAAGTTTGATAAGTCAGGACTAGATCTAACCCAGAAATTAGAGCGTTATGCGAAAAAAGGCGGTTTACTGCATGGGTTACAGCTAAAGCGCGCTAACCTCAGTGGTCTTAATCTTATTAAGCAGGATGATGAGGAGGGATATGACCTATCCTACTGTAACTTTTATCGAGCAAACCTATCAGGCGCACACCTTTTTAATAACAAAATCGCTAACGCCTCATTAATGAAAGCAAATCTTCACGATGCCAGCTTACATTATTGCGATTTAAAGAATACAAACTTATTAGGGGTTAAGTTTAATGATAGTCGTATTGACAATATCGACTTAGGCGAGCATTTACTGCAAGAAGCACAGGCCATTAAAGCTCGCAAAAATAGACAGTATGATGAAGCTCGTGACTTGTTCGAACAATCCGAAGAGATATATCGAAACTTAAGGAAGGCATCTGAAAACCAAGGACTTTTTGAACTGGCTGGCAACTTTACTTATAAAGAGCTTAGAATGCGCCATGCCCAATATCCAAAAGGATCAACAAAACAAATTACGTCGAGTTTTATTGATATGCTTTGTGGGTATGGTGAAAAGCCTGAAAACGTTATTCGCTTTAGCCTTTCGCTGATAATCTGCTGCGCAATTTGTTACTTTCTATTCGGTGTCAGCTATAGCGATACAATTTTGCAACTTAGCCTTGAGAACACTTGGCAAGACAACTTATCTGCCTTATTGAATAGTTTTTACTTTAGTGTAGTAACATTCACAACGCTTGGATACGGAGATATAACTCCAATAGGTTTTTCACGATTTATTGCTGCATTAGAAGCATTTTGTGGTAGTTTTTCTCTCGCTTTGTTTGTGGTTGTATTCGTAAAACGTATGACTCGCTAA
- a CDS encoding PAS domain S-box protein, producing the protein MINTFFITDQNPSLIVNGLYDPTLVTLSIATAIFAAYFSLYIIDLANKTEFISYQRLGSATGALVMSGGIWSMHFIGMLAFSLCTTVNYDPTLTFLSFLPAFLACYICFSIFRRHYMSGIPRAIKLALGSVLLGAGIGTMHYTGMAAMEMSPLLRYDPSWFSASIIVAVLLSFIGLYSRFHLSDHFKALSALQNRLICAIIFGFAVSGMHYMGMAATRFVATSPLLSENVQTSQLVFIAISVSFATVLLTTLVGIFNGMVRFRLLLAEKSAEESRLEAILSTAVDGIVTINIKGVILSFNKAAENIFGWQQHEVLGKNVKILMNDDIAAQHDDYLSNSSNHEVKKIIGVNRNVYAKHKHGHLFPIRLGLGEVKQPDKEPLFVGFITDLTEQRALQQSLEEKEKQYRTLMDNMPGAVFRCLLDENWSMLFISPSVLDLTGYSPDEFVSGRINFEQIIHGDDKQSINEIISNAAVNNTQYAVEYRIRHRNGKIIWLLEQGLVNETVDTDKKCIDGVLIDITARHEYEESLKQAKQEAEAAAHAKQSFMANMSHEIRTPMNAIIGFSDILMDSPLSKEQQKHIITVNKSARSLLHLLNEVLDSAKLEKGKLDIQLEHFNLQTLLDNIVSTFWLEAKRKNLLLDLKINDDVAPVYIGDEIRIRQVMNNLLGNAIKFTEQGSVTVSVSKTQNNQLFFEIKDTGIGIAKHRLNAIFQPFEQADGTMTRRFGGTGLGTTISKQLVELMGGTINVISDEGQGSCFYFTLPLQEGDAKQVDMLNHSKLTLPPLRILVVDDIEQNIELLKILLSQAGHTITTASNGFEAIAAFEKQTFDVILMDIHMPECDGLTACKKIRELEQIQQLKVTPIIALTASVLQQDKLTTKEAGMNGFANKPVDISQLNHEIAKVLGLDISTTHDYYESNDKKHINYDKGVLLWGSKEKLNTEIGLFLANHQHSILRLKGSTLSEAEQKSILHTLKGVAGNLALAKLLDLLTLAEKEREKDSFAALIDECEQEWRILYSQLGDLNQSKVDQPLEHAIPIGALIAKVNKLLTQAEHAEIDDELLNLVQTEAPAEYKDRVVEICAHFDNFDFDAAMQALTELKQCLLAAKEHK; encoded by the coding sequence ATGATAAATACGTTTTTTATAACCGATCAAAATCCCAGCTTAATTGTTAATGGGCTCTACGACCCCACATTAGTGACGCTTTCAATCGCAACAGCTATTTTTGCCGCCTATTTTTCACTTTATATTATAGATTTAGCAAACAAGACTGAGTTTATCTCGTACCAAAGGTTAGGCAGTGCAACGGGCGCATTAGTAATGTCTGGTGGGATATGGAGTATGCATTTTATCGGTATGCTCGCTTTTTCTCTGTGTACCACAGTTAATTACGACCCCACACTCACGTTTTTATCCTTCTTACCGGCATTTCTAGCTTGTTACATATGCTTTTCAATCTTCAGGCGCCATTATATGTCGGGTATCCCGCGTGCAATTAAATTGGCCTTGGGATCAGTTTTACTTGGAGCAGGTATTGGCACAATGCACTATACAGGCATGGCTGCAATGGAGATGAGCCCTCTACTTCGCTATGACCCTAGCTGGTTTTCAGCCTCCATAATTGTTGCTGTCCTTTTATCTTTTATCGGGTTGTATTCACGTTTTCATTTGAGTGATCACTTCAAGGCACTATCAGCGCTCCAAAATCGCCTTATTTGCGCCATTATATTTGGTTTTGCAGTATCAGGAATGCATTACATGGGTATGGCTGCAACTCGGTTTGTAGCCACATCCCCTCTGCTATCTGAAAATGTCCAAACATCGCAGCTGGTTTTTATTGCAATTAGCGTCTCATTCGCCACCGTATTACTTACCACTCTAGTCGGAATATTTAACGGTATGGTGCGTTTTCGCTTGCTACTCGCTGAAAAGTCTGCAGAAGAATCTCGTCTAGAAGCCATTTTAAGCACTGCTGTTGATGGTATTGTGACTATCAACATCAAAGGAGTGATATTGAGCTTTAATAAAGCAGCAGAGAACATTTTTGGCTGGCAGCAACACGAAGTGTTAGGCAAAAATGTAAAAATACTAATGAATGATGATATTGCAGCTCAACATGATGACTACTTATCAAATAGCAGTAATCATGAAGTTAAAAAAATCATCGGGGTAAACCGAAATGTTTATGCTAAACACAAGCATGGGCACTTATTTCCTATCCGGTTAGGGCTTGGCGAAGTAAAACAACCAGACAAAGAGCCACTGTTTGTCGGTTTTATTACTGATCTAACAGAACAGCGTGCTTTGCAGCAAAGTCTTGAAGAAAAAGAGAAACAATACCGCACCTTAATGGATAATATGCCGGGTGCTGTATTTCGGTGCCTATTAGACGAAAACTGGAGCATGCTGTTTATTAGCCCCAGCGTTTTAGATTTAACGGGATACAGCCCTGATGAGTTTGTTTCAGGTCGAATTAATTTTGAGCAAATCATTCATGGCGATGATAAACAATCTATTAATGAAATTATCTCAAATGCTGCAGTAAACAACACTCAATACGCCGTTGAATATCGCATTCGCCATCGCAACGGTAAGATTATCTGGCTACTAGAGCAAGGATTAGTAAACGAAACTGTCGATACTGATAAAAAGTGCATTGATGGTGTATTAATCGATATCACGGCTCGTCATGAATATGAAGAATCACTAAAGCAAGCAAAGCAAGAAGCTGAGGCTGCGGCTCATGCGAAGCAATCATTTATGGCAAATATGAGTCATGAAATTCGCACACCTATGAATGCTATTATTGGCTTTAGTGATATTTTAATGGATAGCCCATTAAGTAAAGAACAGCAAAAGCATATTATTACCGTTAATAAGTCAGCACGCTCATTACTGCACTTGCTTAATGAAGTATTAGATTCCGCTAAGTTAGAAAAGGGCAAACTCGACATACAACTTGAGCATTTTAATTTACAGACACTGCTCGATAACATCGTTTCTACTTTTTGGCTTGAAGCAAAGCGAAAAAATTTACTGCTTGATCTGAAGATCAACGACGATGTTGCACCTGTTTATATCGGTGATGAAATACGTATTCGCCAAGTTATGAATAACTTGCTAGGCAATGCTATCAAGTTTACAGAGCAAGGCTCTGTGACAGTCAGCGTCAGTAAAACACAAAATAATCAACTCTTCTTTGAAATTAAAGACACAGGTATTGGTATTGCTAAACACCGTTTAAATGCTATTTTTCAACCATTTGAGCAAGCTGATGGCACAATGACTCGACGTTTTGGAGGCACAGGTCTTGGTACGACTATCAGCAAGCAATTAGTTGAATTAATGGGTGGGACTATCAATGTAATTAGCGATGAAGGACAAGGTAGTTGTTTTTATTTCACGCTCCCCTTACAAGAGGGAGATGCAAAACAAGTTGATATGCTTAATCACAGTAAGCTCACCTTACCACCTTTGCGAATTTTAGTTGTTGACGATATTGAGCAAAATATCGAGCTACTTAAAATCTTGTTATCGCAGGCAGGTCATACTATCACAACCGCTAGCAATGGTTTTGAGGCTATTGCAGCGTTCGAAAAGCAAACTTTCGATGTCATTTTAATGGATATTCATATGCCTGAGTGTGATGGTTTAACCGCGTGTAAGAAGATACGGGAATTAGAGCAAATACAACAACTAAAGGTTACGCCAATTATCGCCCTCACCGCAAGCGTTCTTCAACAAGATAAGTTGACAACTAAAGAAGCTGGCATGAATGGCTTTGCGAATAAACCTGTGGACATTAGTCAACTAAATCATGAAATAGCCAAAGTACTTGGTTTAGACATTAGTACTACCCATGATTACTACGAAAGTAATGATAAAAAACACATAAACTACGATAAAGGGGTGTTATTGTGGGGTTCGAAAGAAAAGCTAAATACTGAAATTGGCTTATTCCTAGCTAACCACCAACATAGTATTCTACGACTTAAGGGATCCACACTCAGCGAAGCAGAGCAAAAATCAATTTTACATACATTAAAAGGTGTTGCTGGGAATTTAGCACTTGCAAAATTATTAGACCTACTGACTTTAGCTGAAAAAGAGCGTGAAAAGGATAGCTTTGC
- a CDS encoding GGDEF domain-containing protein, producing the protein MRRTEQTLVDQMKINDVEIQHRMSLLGLTSKSLSSLINYKPIIESAIEDVVSDFYKKQTEVDEISLLIGDADTLTRLRDAQRQYIIDLFCGRYEHEYVNNRLRIGMVHKRIGVEPKLYLSAVCTLKELIFDVLRDKISDHTELQQTLTVIDRLIYFDTTLVFDTYIDSLVGEIENAKRRTEVYAKGLEEKVAQRTQELEKLAKLDPLTNLYNRRVMQELLQRDLARARRHKSPLTIVYFDLDDFKSINDTQGHQKGDEVLKYIGQYLLENIREIDVPCRYGGDEFCIILPDCEVASATHICEKLIGIFEEQYPELHLSVGIIAAPLDSTVDAEELINRADKKMYQAKKHVGSYIML; encoded by the coding sequence ATGCGTAGAACTGAACAGACTTTAGTAGACCAAATGAAAATTAATGACGTTGAAATTCAGCACAGAATGAGTTTACTGGGGCTCACTTCGAAAAGTTTATCATCACTAATTAATTACAAACCAATTATTGAATCAGCGATTGAAGATGTGGTGAGTGATTTTTATAAAAAGCAAACAGAAGTCGATGAAATATCATTGTTAATTGGTGATGCCGATACATTAACCCGATTAAGAGATGCGCAGCGTCAATATATTATTGATTTATTTTGTGGTCGCTATGAGCATGAATATGTCAACAATAGACTAAGAATTGGTATGGTTCACAAACGTATTGGGGTAGAACCTAAACTCTATTTGTCGGCAGTTTGTACGCTTAAAGAACTGATCTTTGATGTGCTTAGAGATAAGATTAGTGACCACACTGAATTACAACAAACTCTAACGGTTATTGATAGATTAATTTATTTTGATACTACCTTAGTGTTTGATACTTACATAGATAGCTTAGTTGGAGAGATTGAGAACGCAAAACGTCGAACAGAAGTCTACGCAAAAGGACTTGAAGAAAAGGTCGCACAACGAACTCAAGAGCTTGAAAAGCTGGCTAAACTAGACCCTCTCACGAACCTTTATAATCGACGCGTAATGCAAGAGCTTTTACAGCGTGACTTAGCAAGAGCTCGGCGCCATAAATCACCGCTTACAATTGTCTATTTTGACTTAGATGACTTTAAATCAATCAACGATACGCAAGGCCATCAAAAAGGCGATGAAGTTCTCAAGTACATAGGCCAATATTTGTTGGAAAATATTCGTGAAATAGACGTTCCATGTCGTTACGGCGGTGATGAATTTTGCATCATTTTGCCAGATTGTGAAGTTGCTAGCGCAACCCATATCTGTGAAAAGCTAATAGGTATTTTTGAGGAGCAGTATCCGGAATTACATTTAAGTGTTGGCATAATCGCAGCCCCACTTGATAGCACTGTTGATGCAGAAGAACTAATTAACCGAGCAGATAAAAAAATGTATCAAGCTAAAAAGCACGTTGGTTCATACATTATGCTTTAG